In Blastocatellia bacterium, one genomic interval encodes:
- a CDS encoding S9 family peptidase, with translation MIKHAHDASLPSRSRGKQWGRCRTSFACVCGLILIIGLFAAVGGNSLRAVQDRRPFTFDDMMAIKRVAEPQLSPDGRTIAFSLTLVNKAANTRTSDLWLVPISGGRPRQLTAHPALDSRPRWSPDGKKIAFISTRDGTPQIWIIDVGGGESRRLTSLSTGAEGLIWSPTGEYLAFVSEVYPDCSTDECNRKRDDERAKSPIKAKLIDRLLYRHWNAWKDGKRSHLFLVSVADGQVRDLTPGDADVPPFSLGGPDDYAFSPDGREICFVRKESRDEAISTNSDLWIVPVTGGEPKRITTNPGADASPLYSPDGRFIAYRSQERAGFESDRWQLMLYDRQTGTVTSLTQTLDRPVEEFLWSPDSQKIYFTTSDEGSGPISVLSLSSRRIEKIVPGGVNDGLQITPDGRTLVFTRQTLSQPAEIFRVQTDGRDLAPVTGLNDDLVARIAWGQVESVWYTGADGTRIHAWVIKPPGFDPTRKYPLLVLIHGGPQSVWADLFHYRWNGQLFAAAGYVIFMPNPRGSVGFGQKFTDEISGDWGGKVYDDVMKGVDYMISLGYVDQDRIGAAGGSYGGYLVNWIAGHTDRFKALVSHAGVFNLTSMYGATEELWFPEWEFRGTPWTNRELYERWSPHNFVKNFKTPTLVIHGELDYRVPIGEGLQMFTALQRMGVPSKLLYFPDEGHWVLKPQNSELWYRTVIEWFDTYLKRARG, from the coding sequence ATGATCAAGCATGCGCATGACGCGTCTCTTCCTTCACGGTCTCGGGGAAAACAGTGGGGGAGGTGTCGGACGTCCTTCGCCTGTGTTTGTGGACTTATCCTCATCATCGGGTTATTTGCTGCGGTGGGTGGAAATTCCTTGCGGGCTGTTCAGGACCGTCGGCCCTTCACCTTCGATGACATGATGGCCATCAAACGAGTAGCCGAACCTCAGCTTTCGCCGGATGGTCGGACGATTGCCTTCAGCCTGACCCTTGTCAATAAGGCAGCCAATACGCGCACAAGCGACCTGTGGCTGGTTCCCATCTCAGGGGGAAGGCCGCGTCAACTGACGGCGCATCCGGCCCTGGACAGCCGCCCCCGCTGGTCTCCCGACGGGAAAAAGATCGCCTTCATCTCGACGCGGGATGGAACGCCGCAAATCTGGATCATTGATGTCGGTGGAGGAGAGTCGCGCCGTCTCACGTCTCTTTCCACCGGAGCTGAGGGTCTCATCTGGTCGCCGACGGGCGAATATTTGGCATTTGTCTCCGAGGTCTATCCCGACTGTTCCACCGATGAGTGCAATCGGAAACGGGATGATGAGCGGGCAAAAAGTCCGATCAAGGCCAAACTGATTGATCGGCTACTCTATCGCCACTGGAATGCCTGGAAGGACGGCAAGCGCAGTCATCTTTTCCTCGTGTCGGTGGCCGATGGTCAGGTGCGGGACCTCACACCGGGCGATGCCGATGTTCCTCCCTTCTCGCTGGGTGGGCCGGACGATTACGCCTTCTCGCCGGATGGACGCGAGATCTGTTTTGTTCGCAAAGAGAGTCGGGATGAAGCGATCAGCACCAACAGCGATCTGTGGATCGTGCCGGTGACGGGCGGCGAGCCGAAGCGCATCACGACCAATCCCGGAGCCGATGCCTCGCCGTTGTATTCGCCCGACGGTCGCTTCATCGCCTATCGGTCTCAGGAACGCGCGGGCTTCGAGTCGGATCGCTGGCAGCTCATGCTCTACGATCGGCAGACCGGGACGGTGACGAGCCTCACTCAAACACTCGATCGTCCCGTGGAGGAATTTCTCTGGTCGCCCGATAGCCAGAAGATTTATTTCACCACGTCGGATGAGGGCAGCGGCCCCATTTCGGTCCTCTCACTCTCCAGCCGGCGGATCGAGAAGATCGTTCCCGGTGGCGTCAACGATGGGCTTCAGATCACGCCCGATGGGCGGACACTGGTCTTCACCCGTCAGACGCTCAGTCAGCCGGCGGAAATTTTCCGGGTTCAGACCGATGGTCGAGATCTCGCGCCGGTGACGGGATTGAACGACGATCTGGTCGCTCGAATCGCCTGGGGACAGGTCGAATCCGTCTGGTACACGGGAGCGGATGGAACCAGAATTCACGCCTGGGTGATCAAGCCGCCGGGATTCGATCCGACGAGGAAATATCCCCTGCTCGTTCTCATTCACGGCGGGCCGCAAAGCGTCTGGGCTGATCTCTTCCACTACCGCTGGAACGGACAACTGTTTGCGGCTGCCGGATATGTCATCTTCATGCCCAATCCCCGCGGCAGCGTGGGCTTCGGACAGAAATTCACCGATGAAATCAGCGGCGACTGGGGCGGCAAGGTCTACGACGACGTGATGAAGGGCGTGGACTACATGATCAGTCTCGGATATGTGGATCAGGATCGCATCGGAGCCGCGGGTGGATCCTACGGCGGATACCTGGTCAACTGGATCGCCGGTCACACGGATCGGTTCAAGGCGCTCGTCTCACATGCGGGCGTATTCAACCTGACGAGCATGTACGGAGCGACCGAAGAATTGTGGTTCCCCGAATGGGAGTTTCGCGGCACTCCCTGGACCAATCGCGAACTGTACGAGCGGTGGTCGCCTCACAACTTCGTGAAAAATTTCAAGACGCCGACGCTCGTCATTCACGGGGAACTCGATTATCGCGTTCCCATCGGAGAGGGCTTGCAGATGTTCACCGCGCTACAGCGGATGGGCGTTCCCTCGAAACTGCTTTATTTCCCTGATGAGGGCCATTGGGTGCTCAAGCCGCAGAACAGCGAGCTGTGGTATCGCACCGTCATCGAGTGGTTCGATACCTACCTCAAGCGGGCCCGGGGATAA